From Halanaeroarchaeum sulfurireducens, a single genomic window includes:
- a CDS encoding CBS domain-containing protein, with translation MDITDIVSQDYVEFSPDTQVSKLVGAFDDPGVKGVVVVRDGVFEGVITRKQLAGSHHQPDQKVGSLVWQVPRLAPDEDVRKVAQLMIDGDSQLLPVFEGENLIGVVTADDIIEAVQSFLDAATVREAYSRDLVSVTPETTFGDALNLFRDQSITHLPVVENDEPVGILSLYDVTNFTVRSVQRSSGGDAGGVDTFGGEISDSTGRTRRGGFGSREGELDRLLDLPVNNLMVSPVRTIEPDATLQAAAETMFEIGGSSLVVYRDDSPDGILTKTDILDALTWEAGGNRSVQLYGSSLLDDMSYDEVVAMVDNFDDKDGDMAVLDAKIHLHEHDETLRGRPLLLARIRLHTDRGLFIASGEGYGASHAIKEARDVLERRIRDAKTAGQSKKPPSEEYWEKRFGWMLE, from the coding sequence ATGGACATCACAGACATCGTCTCCCAGGACTACGTGGAATTTTCACCCGACACGCAGGTATCGAAACTCGTCGGCGCGTTCGACGACCCCGGCGTAAAGGGTGTCGTCGTCGTCCGCGACGGCGTCTTCGAAGGGGTCATCACGCGCAAACAGCTCGCCGGATCGCATCACCAGCCGGACCAGAAGGTCGGCTCGCTGGTCTGGCAGGTTCCTCGTCTGGCACCCGACGAGGACGTGCGAAAGGTCGCCCAGTTGATGATCGACGGGGACTCACAGCTCCTGCCGGTCTTCGAAGGGGAGAACCTCATCGGCGTCGTCACGGCGGACGACATCATCGAGGCGGTGCAGTCGTTCCTCGATGCTGCGACGGTTCGAGAGGCCTACAGCCGTGATCTGGTCTCCGTCACGCCGGAGACCACCTTCGGCGACGCACTCAACCTCTTCCGCGATCAGTCCATTACCCACCTGCCGGTCGTCGAGAACGACGAGCCGGTCGGCATTCTGAGCCTGTACGACGTGACCAATTTCACCGTCCGCTCCGTCCAGCGAAGCAGCGGTGGCGACGCGGGCGGGGTCGACACGTTCGGCGGTGAAATATCCGACAGCACCGGACGGACCCGGCGTGGTGGGTTTGGTTCCCGCGAGGGAGAACTCGACAGATTGCTGGACCTTCCTGTGAACAATCTGATGGTCTCGCCGGTCCGAACCATCGAGCCGGACGCGACTCTCCAGGCGGCCGCCGAGACGATGTTCGAGATCGGGGGGTCCTCCCTGGTCGTGTACCGTGACGACAGCCCCGACGGAATCCTCACGAAGACGGATATCCTCGATGCGCTCACCTGGGAAGCGGGGGGCAACCGGAGCGTCCAGCTCTACGGTTCGAGTCTGCTAGACGACATGAGTTACGACGAGGTGGTCGCGATGGTCGACAACTTCGACGACAAGGACGGCGACATGGCAGTCCTCGACGCGAAGATCCACCTCCACGAACACGACGAGACGCTGCGCGGGCGCCCGCTGCTCCTCGCACGGATACGACTGCACACCGATCGGGGGCTTTTCATCGCCTCCGGCGAAGGGTACGGCGCGAGCCACGCCATCAAGGAGGCCCGGGACGTCCTCGAACGACGGATCCGGGACGCAAAGACGGCGGGACAGTCGAAAAAGCCCCCCTCCGAGGAGTACTGGGAGAAACGCTTCGGCTGGATGCTCGAGTGA
- a CDS encoding adenylate kinase codes for MGAPRVLLLGAPGAGKGTQSRRLVDEFDIEHVTTGDALRANKDMETEYGTPREYMDAGDLVPDPVVNEIVEAALSDAEGFVLDGYPRNESQTEYLDDITDLDAVLYLEVAEAELVERITGRRVCEDCGANYHVEFNPPEEPGVCDECGGDLYQRDDDTEEVARDRIDTYRENTEPVVEYFREKGTLVEIDGEQTPEEVWEDVRAAVADRTDP; via the coding sequence ATGGGAGCACCACGAGTGTTGCTTCTCGGCGCCCCCGGTGCCGGGAAAGGGACCCAGTCGCGACGGCTCGTCGATGAGTTCGATATCGAACACGTCACCACCGGCGACGCCCTCAGGGCGAACAAGGACATGGAGACGGAGTACGGGACGCCGCGCGAATACATGGATGCCGGTGACCTGGTGCCGGATCCCGTCGTGAACGAGATCGTGGAGGCTGCACTCTCCGACGCCGAGGGATTCGTCCTGGACGGCTATCCGCGCAACGAATCCCAGACGGAGTACCTCGACGACATTACCGACCTCGACGCCGTTCTCTACCTGGAGGTCGCCGAAGCGGAACTCGTCGAACGAATCACCGGCCGCCGCGTGTGTGAGGACTGCGGGGCGAACTACCACGTCGAGTTCAATCCGCCCGAAGAACCCGGCGTCTGTGACGAGTGTGGGGGCGACCTCTACCAGCGCGACGACGACACCGAGGAGGTGGCCCGCGATCGCATCGATACCTATCGGGAGAACACCGAACCCGTCGTGGAGTACTTCCGCGAGAAGGGGACGCTCGTCGAGATCGACGGCGAACAGACGCCCGAAGAGGTCTGGGAGGACGTCCGGGCCGCCGTCGCCGACCGCACCGATCCGTAG
- a CDS encoding beta-ribofuranosylaminobenzene 5'-phosphate synthase family protein, giving the protein MDVQISTAARLHFGFVNLSLSHERLYGSLGVALDEPGMVVEAAPEDATVVEDPELRPLVERVVSLLEVPGARVRVTETYPNHVGLGSGTQRALAVLASVARAHGTEPDVRMHAPDLGRGGRSGVGVATFEDGGFVLDDGHPTGRFTTEPPATGDWSVPRVAVRHDIPADWRFLVVIPENERGRYGAEEDRGMRAAVERADPALSDRIAGLVVRRILPAVTAGDVSTFGAGVSELGRLNGRWYAEEQGGVYRPPVGDLVTELSREPAIEGAGQSSWGPAVYGVTDADNAAAARRAGTDALEAAGLDGEVIVAAGRNRGASGSR; this is encoded by the coding sequence ATGGACGTCCAGATCTCGACTGCCGCCCGTCTCCACTTCGGGTTCGTCAATCTCTCGCTCTCGCACGAACGCCTCTACGGGAGTCTCGGCGTCGCTCTCGACGAACCGGGGATGGTCGTCGAGGCCGCCCCCGAGGACGCGACGGTCGTCGAGGACCCGGAGCTTCGTCCGCTGGTCGAACGGGTGGTCTCGCTGCTCGAGGTCCCTGGCGCCCGCGTGCGCGTCACGGAAACGTATCCGAATCACGTCGGTCTCGGCAGCGGAACACAGCGCGCACTCGCCGTTCTCGCGTCCGTCGCCCGTGCGCACGGGACTGAGCCCGACGTCCGGATGCACGCCCCGGACCTCGGTCGTGGCGGTCGGAGCGGCGTCGGTGTGGCCACGTTCGAGGACGGTGGGTTCGTCCTGGACGATGGCCATCCGACGGGACGATTCACCACCGAACCGCCCGCGACCGGCGACTGGAGCGTTCCTCGGGTTGCCGTCCGACACGACATCCCGGCTGACTGGCGGTTTCTCGTGGTCATTCCCGAGAACGAACGCGGTCGGTACGGGGCTGAGGAGGACAGGGGTATGCGCGCGGCGGTCGAACGCGCAGATCCGGCCCTCAGCGATCGGATCGCGGGACTCGTCGTCCGGCGCATCCTCCCGGCTGTCACTGCCGGTGACGTCTCCACGTTCGGGGCCGGCGTCTCCGAACTGGGTCGGTTGAACGGCCGATGGTACGCCGAAGAGCAGGGAGGGGTCTATCGCCCGCCGGTGGGGGATCTGGTGACGGAACTCTCCCGAGAGCCAGCCATCGAGGGCGCTGGCCAGTCATCGTGGGGGCCCGCCGTCTACGGCGTCACGGACGCGGACAACGCGGCGGCCGCTCGACGGGCTGGAACGGATGCACTCGAGGCGGCGGGTCTCGACGGCGAAGTAATCGTCGCCGCTGGTCGGAATCGCGGTGCCAGCGGTTCCCGGTGA
- the trkA gene encoding Trk system potassium transporter TrkA has translation MRLLVIGAGDVGSSIAASLSDSHDVVVVDIDRERVDSLTYEYDVLPIHGDGTSLEVLDEAEAREAEVVIASTDSDETNLAISGTIKTISDAFTIARVEKPTYYRTWQRSKGAFGTDFMVCSDLLTAQAIGRLIGLPTARDVDLFAGGTVQMAEFEVPPTSALTDWSIQEADRFDGLTFAAIVRDGEVILPSGEDVFEPADRVVVIGPTDSVRKFGSAVTDGKTIEGSENVVIVGGSSIGEQVAKLLEERDITPRLFEADSDRARSLAEELPSTTVMEHDATDLNFLEREHVAEADLLVATLDSDEKTLLTALVARRVGVERTVAVVEESQYVELFEAVGVDVAVNPRQVTGEEIIRFTRDRRAENVAIIESGAAEVIELEIDTESILIDRPIKEGISDLPDGVIIGAITRGGEFVVPRGDTVIEEGDHVVVFAREAVVDDVLHAM, from the coding sequence ATGAGATTGCTCGTCATCGGCGCCGGAGATGTCGGTTCATCGATCGCCGCCAGCCTGTCCGACTCCCACGACGTGGTCGTCGTCGACATCGACCGTGAGCGGGTGGACTCGCTCACGTACGAGTACGACGTGCTCCCGATCCACGGGGATGGGACCTCACTGGAGGTCCTCGACGAAGCGGAGGCGAGAGAGGCCGAGGTAGTCATCGCCAGTACGGACTCCGACGAGACGAACCTCGCCATCAGCGGAACCATCAAGACGATCTCCGATGCCTTCACCATCGCTCGTGTGGAGAAACCCACGTACTATCGGACCTGGCAACGGTCGAAGGGTGCCTTCGGAACCGATTTCATGGTCTGTTCGGACCTGCTCACGGCACAGGCCATCGGCCGTCTCATCGGTCTCCCGACCGCCCGGGACGTGGACCTGTTCGCCGGGGGAACCGTCCAGATGGCCGAGTTCGAGGTGCCTCCGACGAGTGCGCTTACCGACTGGAGCATCCAGGAGGCGGACCGCTTCGACGGGCTGACCTTCGCAGCGATCGTCCGCGACGGCGAGGTGATCCTTCCGAGCGGCGAAGACGTCTTCGAACCCGCCGATCGGGTAGTCGTCATCGGTCCAACGGACAGCGTCCGCAAGTTCGGCAGTGCCGTGACCGATGGGAAAACCATCGAGGGGTCCGAGAATGTGGTCATCGTCGGCGGGAGTTCCATCGGAGAGCAGGTGGCCAAGCTACTCGAAGAGCGGGACATCACCCCCCGACTGTTCGAGGCCGACTCCGACCGGGCACGGTCGCTGGCGGAGGAGTTGCCGTCGACGACAGTCATGGAACACGACGCGACCGACCTCAATTTTCTCGAGCGAGAACACGTCGCGGAGGCCGACCTCCTCGTGGCCACCCTCGACAGTGACGAGAAGACGTTGCTCACGGCGCTCGTCGCGAGACGGGTCGGCGTCGAGCGAACGGTCGCAGTCGTCGAGGAATCCCAGTACGTCGAGCTGTTCGAGGCCGTCGGCGTTGACGTGGCCGTGAATCCCCGGCAGGTAACGGGCGAAGAGATTATCCGCTTCACTCGCGACCGACGCGCCGAGAACGTGGCGATCATCGAATCCGGGGCCGCGGAGGTCATCGAACTCGAGATCGACACCGAGAGTATCCTGATCGACCGACCCATCAAAGAGGGCATAAGTGACCTCCCAGACGGGGTAATCATTGGCGCGATCACGCGTGGCGGGGAATTCGTCGTGCCGCGGGGCGATACGGTCATCGAGGAGGGCGACCACGTCGTGGTATTCGCCCGAGAAGCCGTCGTCGATGACGTTCTTCACGCCATGTGA
- a CDS encoding BtrH N-terminal domain-containing protein encodes MELIDSFDHQTGVHCGAAAIRNLTRHYGWQYSEAASFGIGGGPAFLQYTTPESAWARVRTSPIWLVRAFFERTGIPHLSRSGDDFTVAWENVAARIEHDDPVVVFLDPERLGYLSAEPAHLPPHVAVAIGYDDDSVILSDAAVEERQEVALETLQEAWSQDGIVPMENEYLVVTRSSITEDGTDAVAAGLRQTATYMVDPVQVERNARGAANEGIAALHGFADTLGAWADLADPEMPVRAARRAIDEHGEGAAFRGLYADSLEELGRRTDLSPELAGRMNSVAGEWRRVADMLDDILTEEGRRPATFEETASLVVSIADSEAAIFDDLATELGKSGTLEG; translated from the coding sequence ATGGAGCTCATTGACAGTTTCGACCATCAGACGGGCGTTCACTGCGGAGCGGCCGCGATCCGAAACCTCACGCGCCATTACGGCTGGCAATACTCCGAAGCGGCGAGTTTCGGCATCGGCGGGGGACCGGCGTTCCTCCAGTACACGACCCCTGAGAGCGCCTGGGCGCGCGTGCGGACCAGCCCAATCTGGCTCGTGCGCGCCTTCTTCGAGCGGACCGGGATCCCACACCTGTCGCGATCGGGCGACGACTTCACCGTCGCCTGGGAGAACGTCGCCGCCAGGATCGAGCACGACGACCCGGTGGTCGTGTTTCTCGATCCGGAGCGACTGGGGTATCTGTCCGCTGAACCGGCCCACCTACCGCCCCACGTAGCCGTCGCCATCGGCTACGACGACGATTCCGTGATCCTCTCCGATGCCGCCGTCGAAGAGCGCCAAGAGGTCGCCCTGGAAACGTTGCAGGAGGCCTGGTCGCAGGACGGGATCGTCCCAATGGAGAACGAATATCTTGTCGTGACCCGGTCGTCGATCACAGAGGACGGCACCGACGCAGTCGCCGCCGGACTCCGGCAGACGGCGACGTACATGGTCGACCCGGTCCAGGTCGAACGGAACGCCCGCGGGGCGGCCAATGAGGGAATCGCCGCCCTCCACGGCTTCGCCGACACCCTCGGCGCGTGGGCGGATCTGGCCGACCCGGAGATGCCCGTCCGGGCTGCGAGGCGAGCCATCGACGAACACGGGGAGGGTGCGGCGTTTCGTGGACTCTACGCGGACTCGCTCGAGGAGCTGGGTCGGCGCACCGATCTGTCCCCCGAACTCGCGGGCCGGATGAACAGCGTCGCGGGGGAGTGGCGCCGCGTCGCGGACATGCTCGACGACATCCTGACGGAAGAGGGGCGCCGGCCCGCCACCTTCGAGGAAACGGCGAGTCTCGTCGTGAGCATTGCGGACAGCGAGGCTGCCATCTTCGATGACCTCGCGACGGAACTCGGAAAGTCAGGTACCCTGGAGGGGTGA
- a CDS encoding CDC48 family AAA ATPase, protein MNEVQLEVAKAYPNDSGRGIARLDPDTLLHLKLSPGDIIEIEGADTTAAKVWRADRQDWNTDTVRIDGFTRQNADVGIGERVKIRKADAKKAETLVLAPPEDASVQFGSDAAGMVKRQILKRPVVGRDIVPVMSSTNHPFMRSPGQAIPLIAVETEPEGVVLVTEDTEVELREEPISGFEGTGGGITYEDIGGLQNEIQRVREMVELPMKHPQIFQKLGIEPPQGVLLHGPPGTGKTLLAKAVANETSASFFSIAGPEIISKYYGESEQQLREIFEDAKEESPAIIFIDELDSIAPKREEVTGEVERRVVAQLLTMMDGLEGRGQVIVIAATNRVDAVDPALRRPGRFDREIEIGVPDETGREEILTIHTRGMPLSDDISLPQLADDTHGFVGADIESLTKEAAMRALRRYLPEIDLDEEDIPPSLIDRMIVKREDFGGALSEVEPSAMREVLVELPKVSWDDVGGLAEAKSTVKESVEWPLSDTEKFTRMGISPPSGVLLYGPPGTGKTLMAKAVANETNANFISVRGPQLLSKWVGESEKAIRQTFRKARQVSPTVIFFDELDSLAPGRGSETGNNVSERVVNQLLTELDGLEDMEDVVVVAATNRPDIIDPALIRTGRFDRLVMIGQPSVEGREEILKIHTQETPLAPEVSLRELAERTEGYVGSDIANITREAAIEALREDEGADTVEMRHFRAALDSVRPTITEDLLEYYESVEEDLTGGSTPPTGGRREGHIGFQ, encoded by the coding sequence ATGAACGAAGTCCAACTGGAAGTGGCGAAAGCGTACCCGAACGACTCGGGTCGCGGAATCGCCCGCCTCGACCCCGACACGCTGTTGCACCTCAAACTGAGCCCCGGCGACATCATCGAGATCGAAGGCGCCGATACGACGGCGGCGAAAGTCTGGCGTGCGGACAGACAGGATTGGAATACGGACACCGTCCGCATCGACGGATTCACCCGACAGAACGCCGACGTCGGTATCGGCGAGCGGGTGAAGATACGAAAGGCGGACGCCAAGAAGGCGGAGACGCTGGTCCTCGCCCCGCCGGAGGACGCCAGCGTCCAGTTCGGATCGGACGCGGCCGGCATGGTCAAGCGCCAGATCCTCAAGCGGCCGGTCGTCGGCCGCGACATCGTCCCGGTGATGTCGAGCACGAATCACCCCTTCATGCGGTCGCCAGGCCAGGCCATCCCGCTCATCGCGGTCGAGACTGAGCCGGAGGGCGTGGTTCTCGTGACCGAGGATACGGAAGTCGAACTCCGAGAGGAGCCCATCAGCGGCTTCGAGGGTACCGGCGGTGGCATCACCTACGAGGACATCGGCGGCCTGCAAAACGAGATCCAGCGGGTCCGGGAGATGGTCGAGCTCCCCATGAAGCACCCGCAGATCTTCCAGAAACTCGGCATCGAGCCGCCCCAGGGTGTCCTCCTCCACGGACCGCCGGGGACCGGGAAGACGTTACTCGCGAAGGCGGTTGCCAACGAGACCTCCGCGAGTTTCTTCTCCATCGCCGGTCCCGAGATCATCTCGAAGTACTACGGCGAGTCCGAACAGCAGCTCCGGGAGATCTTCGAGGACGCCAAAGAGGAGTCGCCGGCCATAATCTTCATCGACGAGTTGGATTCGATCGCGCCCAAGCGTGAGGAGGTAACCGGGGAGGTCGAACGGCGGGTCGTCGCCCAGTTGCTCACGATGATGGACGGCCTCGAAGGCCGGGGACAGGTCATCGTCATCGCGGCGACCAACCGCGTCGACGCTGTCGACCCGGCGCTGCGCCGGCCGGGTCGGTTCGACCGGGAGATCGAGATCGGCGTCCCCGACGAGACGGGCCGCGAGGAGATTCTCACCATCCACACCCGCGGGATGCCACTCAGCGACGACATCAGCCTCCCGCAGCTGGCCGACGACACCCACGGCTTCGTCGGGGCGGACATCGAGTCGCTGACGAAGGAGGCCGCGATGCGGGCGCTGAGACGCTACCTTCCGGAGATTGACCTCGACGAGGAGGACATCCCACCGAGTCTCATCGACCGCATGATCGTCAAGCGCGAGGACTTCGGTGGAGCGCTCAGCGAGGTCGAACCGAGCGCAATGCGGGAGGTGCTCGTGGAGCTGCCGAAGGTGTCCTGGGACGACGTCGGGGGTCTCGCCGAGGCGAAATCCACCGTCAAGGAAAGCGTCGAGTGGCCGCTTTCGGACACGGAGAAGTTCACCCGCATGGGCATCAGCCCGCCCTCGGGCGTGCTCCTGTACGGGCCGCCGGGCACCGGGAAGACGCTGATGGCGAAGGCGGTCGCCAACGAGACGAACGCGAACTTCATCAGCGTCCGCGGTCCGCAACTCCTCTCGAAGTGGGTGGGAGAGTCCGAGAAGGCCATCCGACAGACGTTCCGGAAGGCCCGGCAGGTGAGCCCGACGGTGATCTTCTTCGACGAACTCGACAGTCTCGCCCCGGGGCGTGGGTCGGAGACGGGCAACAACGTCTCCGAGCGGGTCGTCAACCAGCTCCTGACGGAACTGGACGGTCTCGAAGATATGGAGGACGTGGTAGTCGTCGCCGCGACGAACAGGCCGGACATCATCGACCCGGCGTTGATCCGAACGGGCCGGTTCGACCGACTCGTGATGATCGGCCAGCCAAGCGTCGAGGGGCGCGAGGAGATCCTGAAAATCCACACCCAGGAGACGCCACTAGCCCCCGAAGTCTCGCTTCGCGAACTCGCCGAGCGGACCGAGGGGTACGTGGGTTCCGACATAGCCAACATCACCCGCGAGGCAGCCATCGAGGCGCTTCGCGAGGACGAGGGGGCGGATACCGTGGAAATGCGACACTTCCGTGCCGCCCTCGATAGTGTCCGCCCGACCATCACCGAGGACCTCCTCGAGTACTACGAGAGTGTCGAAGAGGATCTCACCGGCGGTTCAACACCGCCGACGGGTGGCCGGCGCGAGGGACACATCGGCTTCCAGTGA